From Aristaeella lactis, the proteins below share one genomic window:
- a CDS encoding diacylglycerol/lipid kinase family protein encodes MKSLHLIINPNAGTRQGRRFLPEMISIFNRAGYLCSVYVTEKRGDAVDFARAHAGEADLVVACGGDGTLNEVITGLQLGRHKPSLGYIPCGSTNDFASGLELPLAPLLACDSIVLGNPRPLDVGLFGSDRYFSYTASFGAFTSVSWSTSQNVKNVLGHAAYILEGIRSLADIHPIHMKVTADGHEYEDDYIFGAVCNSTSLGGVLKLDDSEVHMSDGLFEALLIPFPPDLLVLNRILTALRTHCYDDPSLYFLRASSFVFEGAPEITWTLDGEAAEGTSRVEIKNIHNAISLIY; translated from the coding sequence TTGAAATCTCTCCATCTCATCATTAATCCCAACGCCGGTACCCGCCAGGGCCGCCGTTTCCTGCCTGAGATGATTTCCATCTTCAACCGGGCAGGGTATCTTTGTTCTGTCTATGTGACGGAAAAGCGCGGCGACGCGGTTGATTTTGCCCGAGCCCACGCGGGTGAAGCGGATCTGGTCGTTGCCTGCGGCGGCGATGGCACCCTCAACGAAGTGATCACCGGGCTGCAGCTGGGCAGGCATAAACCTTCTCTGGGCTACATTCCCTGCGGCAGCACCAATGATTTTGCCAGCGGGCTGGAACTGCCCCTTGCGCCGCTGCTTGCCTGCGACTCCATTGTTCTCGGCAACCCGCGGCCTCTGGATGTGGGGCTTTTCGGTTCTGACCGGTATTTCAGCTATACCGCTTCCTTCGGAGCCTTTACCAGTGTCTCCTGGTCCACATCCCAGAATGTAAAGAACGTACTGGGGCATGCGGCGTACATTCTCGAGGGTATTCGTTCCCTTGCGGATATTCATCCGATTCATATGAAGGTCACCGCTGACGGGCACGAATATGAGGATGACTATATCTTCGGCGCTGTATGCAATTCCACATCCCTGGGCGGTGTCCTGAAGCTGGATGACAGCGAAGTCCACATGAGCGACGGCCTTTTTGAGGCACTTCTTATTCCCTTTCCGCCGGATCTTCTCGTCCTGAACCGGATCCTCACAGCCCTGCGGACGCATTGTTATGATGATCCTTCCCTCTATTTTCTCCGGGCTTCCTCCTTTGTCTTTGAAGGTGCCCCGGAGATTACATGGACCCTGGACGGTGAAGCCGCCGAAGGCACCTCACGCGTTGAGATCAAAAACATCCATAACGCGATCAGCCTGATTTACTGA